One Sodalinema gerasimenkoae IPPAS B-353 DNA segment encodes these proteins:
- the ppc gene encoding phosphoenolpyruvate carboxylase has translation MSPTLERTDRPFNVSSTSDVRLRHRLKVVEDLWESVLRQECGQQMVDLLHELNPMQAEGGQAPNLKDSPVVRKIEQLDLNDAIRAARGFALYFQLINIVEQHYEQRDQQKANVSNNLTFTEESISRVESPIEEFSELANSPVQTPERGTFGSLFPQLRQLNVPPNLIQKLLDQLDIRLVFTAHPTEIVRRTIRGKQRRIARVLRQLDRVEDGLHSMGRTSSLEAEALQEQLMEEIRLWWRTDELHQFKPTVLDEVEYTLHYFTEVLFDTLPQLYQRLQRTLKVSFPHIDPPSYNFCKFGSWVGSDRDGNPSVTPRVTWQTACYQRNLVLEKYIHAIDSLSESLSLSLHWSDVLPELLESVEQDRLQMSEVYDRLAIRYRQEPYRLKLAYVQKRLENTRDRNLSLYHAEDWRQEIREVNSIPVYRSGSEFLAELQLIQRNLFETGLQCSELDTLICQVEIYGFNLAHLDIRQESSRHEEALNELTEYLQILPKPYSDLTEAERVEWLTLELQTRRPLVPTELPFSPITKETIETFRIVRLLQQEFGTELCQTYIISMSRQASDLLEVLLLAKEAGLYDPATGTGTLQVVPLFETVEDLKRAPSVMKDLFELPLYQVLLTGGYGREDSSDTPLSPSLQEVMLGYSDSNKDSGFLSSNWEIHKAQKALQAVSDPYGVKLRIFHGRGGSVGRGGGPAYEAILAQPGRTIDGRIKITEQGEVLASKYSLPELALYHLETVTSAVIQSSLLGSGFDDIEPWNETMEELAHKSRQHYRSLVYEEPDFIDFFMQVTPIEEISQLQISSRPSRRRQGKKDIGSLRAIPWVFSWTQSRFLLPAWYGVGTALNEFLREKPEEHLKLLRYFYMKWPFFKMAISKVEMTLAKVDLQIAEHYVRELSHPEDRERFAVILNRITEEYHQSRELILQITGHTYLLDGDPGLRRSVQLRNSTIIPLGLLQVSLLKRLRQHGKSATPGVIHSRYSKGELLRGALLTLNGIAAGMRNTG, from the coding sequence ATGAGTCCAACACTTGAGAGAACCGATCGCCCATTCAACGTCTCTTCCACTTCAGACGTTCGGCTGCGTCACCGTCTCAAAGTCGTCGAGGATTTGTGGGAGTCCGTACTGCGTCAGGAGTGCGGTCAACAAATGGTTGACCTCCTACATGAACTCAACCCCATGCAAGCCGAAGGCGGACAAGCGCCGAATCTCAAAGATTCTCCTGTTGTTCGCAAAATCGAACAACTTGACCTCAACGATGCCATTCGCGCGGCCCGAGGTTTTGCCTTATATTTCCAGCTCATCAACATCGTTGAACAACATTACGAACAACGAGATCAGCAAAAAGCCAACGTCAGTAACAATTTAACCTTTACGGAGGAATCCATCTCACGGGTAGAATCCCCCATTGAAGAGTTTTCGGAGCTGGCCAATAGCCCGGTGCAAACCCCGGAACGGGGGACATTTGGCTCCCTGTTTCCGCAACTGCGACAACTGAATGTTCCCCCCAATCTGATCCAAAAACTCCTCGATCAACTCGATATTCGTCTGGTCTTCACCGCGCACCCCACCGAGATTGTGCGGCGGACTATTCGCGGCAAACAGCGTCGGATTGCCCGGGTGTTGCGCCAACTTGATCGGGTCGAAGATGGCTTACATTCGATGGGGCGCACCTCGTCTCTCGAAGCTGAAGCCCTCCAAGAACAACTGATGGAAGAAATTCGCCTCTGGTGGCGTACCGACGAGTTACATCAGTTTAAGCCCACGGTTCTCGATGAGGTGGAATATACCCTGCACTACTTCACCGAGGTCCTCTTTGATACCTTGCCGCAACTGTACCAGCGGTTGCAACGGACTCTCAAGGTCTCATTTCCCCACATTGACCCGCCGAGTTATAACTTCTGTAAGTTTGGCTCCTGGGTGGGGTCTGATCGCGATGGCAACCCCTCGGTGACCCCTCGTGTGACCTGGCAAACCGCCTGTTATCAACGGAATTTGGTCTTAGAGAAGTATATCCATGCCATTGATAGTCTCAGTGAATCCCTGAGTCTGTCCCTGCATTGGAGTGACGTGCTTCCTGAACTACTCGAATCCGTAGAACAGGATCGGCTGCAAATGAGCGAGGTGTATGATCGCCTGGCCATTCGCTACCGCCAAGAACCCTACCGCTTAAAACTAGCCTATGTGCAGAAACGGCTGGAGAATACCCGCGATCGCAACCTGAGTCTCTATCACGCTGAAGACTGGCGACAGGAAATTCGCGAGGTGAACAGTATCCCGGTCTACCGCTCCGGTTCGGAATTTCTGGCGGAACTGCAACTGATTCAACGCAATCTCTTTGAAACGGGCTTGCAATGTAGCGAACTCGACACTCTCATCTGTCAGGTGGAAATCTATGGCTTTAACCTGGCTCATTTGGATATTCGCCAAGAATCCTCCCGCCATGAAGAGGCCCTCAATGAGCTAACGGAATACCTACAAATTCTGCCCAAACCCTACAGCGACCTCACGGAAGCCGAACGGGTGGAATGGTTAACCCTGGAACTGCAAACCCGCCGGCCACTGGTTCCCACGGAGTTGCCCTTCTCTCCCATTACCAAGGAGACCATCGAAACCTTCCGCATTGTGCGACTGCTGCAACAAGAGTTTGGCACAGAACTCTGTCAGACCTACATCATCAGCATGAGTCGCCAGGCCAGCGACCTCCTCGAAGTGTTGCTGCTGGCTAAAGAGGCGGGCCTCTATGACCCGGCGACAGGAACCGGAACCCTGCAAGTGGTCCCTCTGTTTGAAACCGTGGAAGACCTGAAACGGGCCCCCTCGGTGATGAAAGACCTGTTTGAGTTACCCCTCTATCAAGTGCTGCTGACGGGGGGCTATGGCCGCGAAGATAGCTCGGATACCCCCCTAAGTCCCTCCCTGCAAGAGGTGATGCTGGGCTATTCCGACAGTAACAAGGACTCCGGCTTCCTCAGCAGTAACTGGGAAATCCATAAGGCTCAAAAAGCCCTGCAAGCGGTCAGCGATCCCTATGGGGTGAAACTGCGCATCTTCCATGGACGGGGCGGTTCCGTCGGTCGCGGCGGAGGTCCGGCCTATGAAGCTATCTTGGCGCAGCCGGGACGCACCATTGATGGCCGCATTAAAATCACCGAGCAAGGGGAAGTGCTGGCCTCAAAATATTCCTTGCCCGAGTTAGCCCTCTATCACCTCGAAACCGTGACCTCAGCGGTGATTCAATCGAGCCTGTTAGGGTCAGGATTTGATGATATCGAACCCTGGAACGAGACCATGGAGGAGTTGGCCCACAAATCCCGTCAGCATTATCGCTCCCTTGTGTATGAGGAACCGGATTTTATTGACTTCTTCATGCAGGTGACCCCGATTGAGGAGATCAGTCAACTGCAAATTTCCTCCCGGCCCTCCCGCCGTCGCCAAGGGAAAAAAGATATCGGCAGTTTACGGGCGATTCCTTGGGTCTTCAGTTGGACTCAAAGCCGCTTTTTACTCCCGGCCTGGTATGGGGTGGGAACGGCTTTGAATGAGTTTTTACGGGAGAAACCCGAAGAACACCTGAAACTGTTGCGCTATTTCTACATGAAATGGCCCTTTTTCAAGATGGCCATCTCTAAAGTGGAGATGACCTTGGCCAAGGTGGATTTACAAATCGCCGAGCATTATGTGCGCGAGTTGAGCCATCCTGAGGATCGTGAACGCTTTGCGGTGATTCTCAATCGCATCACCGAGGAATACCATCAGTCTCGGGAGTTGATTCTCCAGATTACGGGCCATACCTATCTCTTGGATGGTGATCCCGGTTTACGCCGCTCGGTGCAGTTGCGCAACTCCACCATTATTCCTCTGGGCTTGTTGCAGGTGTCCTTACTCAAACGGCTCCGTCAACATGGCAAGAGTGCCACCCCAGGGGTCATTCACTCTCGCTACAGTAAAGGCGAGTTACTGCGTGGGGCCTTGTTGACCCTCAATGGGATTGCGGCGGGGATGCGCAATACCGGTTAA
- the rseP gene encoding RIP metalloprotease RseP produces the protein MFVLAAIAVIAILIAVHELGHFLAARWQGIHVNRFSIGFGPILLKYQGPETEYAIRAFPLGGFVGFPDDDPDSTIPDDDPDLLRNRPVLDRAIVISAGVIANLIFAYLVLVFQVGSTGIPTGFNAEPGVVVPQVMSVESPAARAGLQDLDIILAVDGTPLEPGEPGIFDLKQTIEDNPETPIPLTVQRDESQLSLTVTPERGSDGKGRIGVQLAPNGERLYREVDNPLEVVGIAAGQFQVIFVNTVKGFYQLITNFQSTAGQIAGPVGIVAQGADFAARDAMNLLFFAAVISVNLAIINILPLPALDGGQLAFLLVEGLRGKPVPVHIQDGVMQSGLLLLLGLGIFLIVRDTSQLDWVQQLGR, from the coding sequence ATGTTTGTTCTGGCAGCGATCGCAGTTATCGCCATTCTTATCGCCGTTCACGAGCTAGGTCATTTCCTCGCGGCTCGCTGGCAAGGCATCCATGTCAACCGCTTTTCGATTGGGTTTGGGCCGATTTTGCTCAAATACCAAGGGCCAGAAACGGAGTATGCTATCCGGGCCTTCCCCCTGGGAGGGTTTGTTGGCTTCCCGGATGATGATCCCGACAGCACTATCCCCGACGATGACCCAGACTTACTCCGCAATCGCCCGGTTCTCGATCGGGCGATCGTCATCAGTGCTGGGGTCATCGCCAATCTGATTTTTGCCTATTTAGTCCTGGTCTTCCAAGTAGGTTCAACGGGGATTCCCACCGGCTTTAATGCGGAACCGGGGGTGGTTGTGCCTCAGGTGATGTCCGTTGAGAGTCCCGCCGCTCGGGCTGGCTTACAAGACCTGGATATTATTCTGGCGGTGGATGGAACCCCTCTGGAGCCGGGGGAACCGGGGATCTTTGATCTCAAACAAACCATCGAAGACAATCCCGAGACGCCGATTCCGCTGACGGTTCAGCGCGATGAGAGCCAACTCTCCCTGACGGTGACCCCAGAACGGGGCAGTGATGGCAAGGGACGTATTGGGGTGCAACTGGCCCCCAATGGAGAACGGCTCTATCGTGAGGTGGATAATCCCTTGGAAGTCGTGGGGATTGCCGCTGGCCAGTTTCAGGTGATTTTTGTCAATACGGTCAAAGGTTTTTATCAACTCATTACCAATTTCCAAAGTACGGCCGGACAGATTGCTGGCCCGGTGGGGATTGTGGCTCAGGGCGCGGATTTTGCGGCCCGGGATGCGATGAATCTCTTGTTTTTTGCGGCAGTGATTAGTGTCAACTTAGCCATTATCAATATTCTGCCGCTGCCGGCCCTGGATGGGGGCCAATTGGCATTTCTCCTAGTCGAAGGGTTGCGCGGGAAACCGGTGCCGGTGCATATTCAGGATGGGGTCATGCAGTCTGGGCTATTGCTGCTGCTGGGGTTGGGCATTTTCCTGATTGTCCGAGATACCAGCCAGTTAGATTGGGTTCAACAATTGGGCCGCTGA
- the nth gene encoding endonuclease III, translating into MKQPSKQPSKQQRASEVLKRLTQLYPDATCSLTYESPVQLLVATILSAQCTDERVNKVTPALFARYPDVAAFAGANLEELEGLIRSTGFYRNKAKNIRGACQMIMERFEGQVPQTMEALTQLPGVARKTANVVLAHCFGINAGVTVDTHVKRLSRRLGLTAQENPVKVERELMPLLPQADWENWSIRLIYHGRAVCKARNPNCGGCVLADLCPTAAEV; encoded by the coding sequence TTGAAACAACCATCCAAGCAACCATCGAAGCAGCAACGGGCGTCAGAGGTGTTGAAGCGTTTGACACAGTTATATCCTGATGCCACCTGTAGCCTCACCTATGAGAGTCCGGTGCAGTTGTTGGTGGCGACGATTCTCTCGGCCCAATGTACCGATGAACGAGTGAATAAGGTGACCCCGGCCTTGTTTGCTCGTTATCCTGATGTGGCGGCGTTCGCTGGGGCAAACTTAGAGGAGTTGGAGGGGTTAATTCGCTCAACGGGCTTTTATCGCAATAAGGCTAAGAATATTCGTGGGGCCTGTCAGATGATCATGGAACGGTTTGAGGGCCAGGTTCCTCAAACCATGGAGGCGTTAACGCAACTGCCGGGGGTGGCTCGTAAAACGGCTAATGTAGTGTTGGCCCATTGCTTTGGCATTAATGCTGGGGTGACGGTGGATACTCATGTGAAACGGTTGAGTCGCCGTTTGGGACTGACGGCGCAGGAGAATCCGGTTAAGGTGGAGCGGGAGTTGATGCCGTTGTTACCCCAGGCGGATTGGGAAAATTGGTCGATTCGTCTGATTTATCATGGGCGAGCGGTATGTAAGGCCCGTAACCCCAATTGTGGCGGCTGTGTGTTGGCAGATCTCTGTCCAACGGCGGCGGAGGTATAG
- a CDS encoding YifB family Mg chelatase-like AAA ATPase: MLARVWSASLYGINAVRVGVEIDVSGGLPATVVVGLPDTAVQESRERVKAALKNSGFSFPMRRIVVNLTPADLRKEGPSFDLPISLGILAASDQINPQLLGDYLFLGEVSLDGSLRPVSGVLPIAAAAAEMGMSGLVVPQANAQEAAVIEGLSVYGLSSVREVSQFLDQPEQFARTVVDLDQALAHQADIGLDLKDVKGQAHARRALEIAAAGGHNLIFVGPPGSGKTMLARRLPGILPPLTLPEALDVTQIHSVAGLLRDRGQLVSQRPFRSPHHSASGPSLVGGGSYPKPGEISLAHRGVLFLDELTEFKRDVLEFLRQPLEDGRVTISRTRQSVEFPARFTLVASTNPCPCGYYGDPIQPCTCSPRQREQYWAKLSGPLMDRIDLQVVVNRLKPQEILQQGLGEASQSVRSRVKIGRQQASQRFQDEPIRCNAEMQSHHLRRWCHLDDASQGLLEAAIRQLGLSARGTDRILKVARTIADLAQEEQIQATHIAEAIQYRTIDRMT, from the coding sequence GTGTTAGCCCGAGTATGGAGTGCATCGCTTTATGGCATCAACGCCGTCAGAGTGGGAGTTGAAATTGATGTTTCTGGAGGACTTCCCGCCACCGTCGTTGTGGGATTACCGGATACAGCCGTCCAAGAATCACGAGAACGAGTCAAGGCGGCCCTGAAAAATTCCGGCTTCAGCTTTCCCATGCGTCGCATTGTCGTCAACTTAACCCCAGCCGACTTACGGAAAGAAGGGCCAAGTTTCGATTTACCCATTAGCTTGGGGATTCTCGCCGCCTCAGACCAAATCAACCCACAACTCTTAGGAGATTACCTCTTCCTAGGAGAAGTCTCCCTCGACGGCAGTTTACGGCCCGTCAGTGGTGTATTGCCCATTGCCGCCGCCGCCGCCGAAATGGGTATGAGCGGCTTAGTGGTTCCCCAAGCCAATGCCCAAGAAGCCGCCGTCATCGAAGGACTCTCGGTGTATGGCCTCAGCAGCGTCCGAGAGGTGAGCCAATTTCTCGATCAACCCGAACAGTTTGCCCGTACCGTCGTCGATTTAGACCAAGCCCTGGCCCATCAAGCTGACATCGGCTTAGATCTCAAAGATGTCAAAGGACAAGCCCATGCCCGTCGGGCCTTGGAAATTGCCGCCGCTGGGGGTCATAATCTCATTTTTGTGGGCCCCCCAGGCAGTGGTAAAACCATGCTGGCACGGCGGTTACCGGGGATTCTCCCCCCCCTCACCCTGCCCGAAGCCCTAGATGTCACCCAGATTCATTCCGTCGCCGGATTATTGCGCGATCGCGGTCAACTGGTGAGTCAACGGCCCTTCCGCAGTCCTCACCATTCCGCCAGTGGCCCCTCCCTTGTCGGTGGGGGCAGTTATCCCAAACCCGGTGAAATTTCCCTGGCCCATCGGGGTGTCCTGTTCCTGGACGAATTAACCGAATTTAAGCGCGATGTCCTAGAATTTCTGCGTCAACCCCTCGAAGATGGACGAGTCACCATTTCCCGAACCCGTCAATCCGTCGAATTTCCCGCCCGTTTTACCCTTGTTGCCAGTACCAATCCCTGCCCCTGTGGCTATTACGGTGATCCGATTCAACCTTGCACCTGTTCCCCCCGCCAGCGAGAACAATATTGGGCCAAACTCTCGGGCCCCCTTATGGATCGCATTGACTTGCAAGTAGTCGTCAACCGTCTCAAGCCCCAAGAAATTTTACAACAGGGCCTAGGTGAAGCCTCCCAATCCGTGCGATCGCGCGTCAAAATCGGGCGACAACAAGCCTCACAACGCTTTCAAGACGAGCCAATTCGCTGCAACGCCGAAATGCAAAGCCACCATCTGCGCCGTTGGTGTCACCTCGACGACGCCAGTCAGGGACTCCTCGAAGCCGCCATTCGTCAACTCGGCCTCTCCGCCCGAGGCACCGATCGCATCCTCAAAGTAGCCCGAACCATCGCCGACTTAGCCCAAGAGGAGCAGATCCAAGCCACCCACATTGCCGAAGCCATCCAATATCGAACCATCGATCGCATGACCTGA
- a CDS encoding tetratricopeptide repeat protein, with product MYQINRLNQPMRRRLRSVTLAVAIALLAGAEGAIASKFFEAGGLRGIPQIPGSAGFSQNNYQLEELEDLCSNADPLTALDACSEAIQRQNCHQKEILDPQLFPRCAILFDNLGAVLEQTGRYDDALLALNYAAELQPSDANIWYNLGIVYVHLQRYEQALEAFDKASDLDPSDTQAQKQADLLRQLLDPSLY from the coding sequence ATGTATCAGATAAATCGACTGAATCAACCCATGAGGAGACGACTCCGTTCTGTGACACTCGCTGTGGCGATCGCACTACTTGCAGGGGCAGAGGGGGCGATCGCCAGTAAGTTTTTTGAAGCTGGGGGACTGAGGGGGATTCCCCAAATTCCTGGCTCGGCTGGCTTTAGCCAAAACAACTATCAACTTGAAGAACTTGAGGATCTCTGTTCTAATGCGGACCCTCTTACTGCTCTAGACGCCTGTTCGGAGGCAATTCAGCGGCAAAATTGCCATCAAAAGGAGATCCTCGATCCGCAATTATTCCCCAGATGTGCCATTCTCTTTGATAATCTCGGGGCCGTTTTAGAACAAACGGGCCGCTATGATGATGCACTCCTGGCCCTCAACTACGCCGCTGAACTCCAACCGAGCGATGCCAATATCTGGTATAACCTCGGCATCGTCTATGTCCACCTGCAACGGTACGAACAGGCTCTAGAGGCCTTTGACAAGGCCAGTGATCTGGACCCGAGTGATACCCAAGCTCAAAAGCAGGCGGACTTACTGCGTCAATTGCTCGATCCGAGTTTATACTGA
- a CDS encoding translation initiation factor, translated as MKNRLVYSEFGDNNENAIARPTPELPPQEQHLRVQPTRKGRKGKTVTIVSGFQSRPETLKALLKSLKRQCGAGGSVKENTLEIQGDVVERVVVLLQEAGYPAKRSGG; from the coding sequence ATGAAGAACCGTCTGGTTTACTCCGAATTTGGCGATAATAACGAGAATGCGATCGCCCGCCCTACTCCAGAACTCCCCCCCCAGGAGCAACACTTACGAGTTCAACCCACCCGCAAAGGACGCAAAGGAAAAACGGTAACCATCGTCAGCGGCTTTCAAAGTCGCCCCGAGACCCTGAAAGCCTTACTCAAATCCCTAAAACGTCAATGTGGTGCAGGTGGGTCTGTTAAAGAGAATACCCTAGAAATTCAGGGGGATGTCGTTGAACGGGTTGTGGTCCTATTACAGGAAGCCGGGTATCCAGCCAAACGCAGTGGCGGCTAG
- a CDS encoding methyl-accepting chemotaxis protein: MVKLMDSGKKVISSEVSNLSENRIPPTVTWGVVAICILPFFLNLLGLDFSTFGEILTPDQAGNLSQMELFEAMHNSLEGSFVHTLLEWSAVCTAVLIVLLSLMDYSLRGDPITPVLGVALFFAGMMDGFHTLAANHLLEIVAPTNNLIPFTWAICRLFHALIMIIGVSLLIGRYGNYKHINPKQNLGFILIISGACGLLAYGLIYFTSTQEILPQTTYPDALLTRPWDFVPMLLFIGAGIWVYPKFYNCNPSPFSYALIISAIPNAATQAYMTFGSTALFDNAFNIAHFLKILAYLVPLIGIAIEYIQIYQRQARSLFADLQKSLGFIKNLVNEVLDSTRFTVAITRSGEELEAMMGKQLQSTTEVIHTVQAISGRSQELVKTVGEIEADFEKLRLSCSSLSTKLGAIAEQAGRITRITSTIDNIAKQTKFLAINASIQAISSEQHQEGQGFNIIAKEINALASQTRTTAQAINPIVQDMQAAVANGVEEMNTFTDAHVQAITPRISLITQGIREQVLSAQKIRDEIAQLGSSSEETSDYLRHTLQQTNDTLAQLQMSVENLQQELNRFSRDPSSLL, from the coding sequence ATGGTAAAATTAATGGATTCTGGCAAGAAAGTGATTTCGTCTGAAGTTTCCAATTTATCGGAAAATCGAATTCCCCCCACTGTTACCTGGGGCGTAGTTGCCATTTGTATTCTACCATTTTTTCTAAATCTCCTCGGTTTAGACTTTTCAACCTTTGGCGAAATTCTAACCCCTGATCAGGCTGGAAACCTGAGCCAGATGGAATTGTTTGAAGCAATGCATAATAGCTTAGAAGGGAGTTTTGTCCATACCCTTCTGGAATGGAGTGCCGTTTGTACCGCTGTTCTCATTGTCCTATTGAGTTTAATGGACTACAGCTTACGTGGTGATCCCATTACACCCGTGTTGGGAGTGGCCCTGTTTTTTGCTGGCATGATGGATGGGTTTCACACTCTAGCGGCTAATCATCTTTTGGAAATTGTCGCACCAACCAATAACTTAATTCCTTTCACCTGGGCCATTTGCCGTCTATTTCACGCCTTAATTATGATTATTGGGGTGAGTTTACTGATTGGTCGGTATGGCAATTATAAACATATCAACCCGAAGCAAAATCTGGGTTTTATCTTAATTATTAGTGGTGCGTGCGGTTTGTTGGCTTATGGTCTGATTTACTTTACATCTACTCAAGAAATTCTCCCTCAAACCACCTATCCTGATGCCCTACTCACTCGACCCTGGGACTTTGTCCCCATGCTTTTGTTCATAGGAGCTGGGATTTGGGTTTATCCTAAATTTTACAACTGTAATCCTAGTCCTTTTTCCTATGCGTTAATCATCAGTGCGATCCCCAATGCAGCCACGCAAGCTTATATGACGTTTGGCTCAACGGCGTTATTTGATAACGCCTTTAATATTGCTCATTTCCTGAAGATTTTAGCCTACTTGGTACCTCTGATTGGCATTGCTATCGAGTATATTCAGATTTACCAACGCCAGGCGCGGTCTTTGTTTGCAGATTTACAAAAAAGTCTCGGGTTTATCAAAAACTTAGTCAACGAGGTCTTAGATTCAACTCGCTTTACAGTTGCCATTACACGCTCGGGTGAAGAACTCGAAGCCATGATGGGTAAACAGTTACAATCTACCACTGAGGTGATTCATACGGTGCAAGCCATTTCTGGGCGATCGCAGGAGTTGGTCAAAACAGTGGGGGAGATTGAGGCAGACTTCGAGAAACTGCGACTCTCTTGCTCATCCTTATCAACAAAATTAGGTGCGATCGCCGAACAAGCCGGTCGTATCACTCGCATCACTAGCACCATTGATAACATTGCCAAACAAACCAAATTTTTGGCTATTAACGCCTCCATTCAAGCCATTAGTTCTGAACAACATCAAGAAGGTCAAGGCTTTAACATTATCGCCAAAGAAATTAACGCCCTAGCCAGTCAAACTCGAACCACTGCCCAAGCAATTAACCCCATTGTTCAAGATATGCAAGCCGCCGTTGCCAATGGGGTTGAGGAAATGAACACCTTTACCGACGCTCATGTTCAAGCCATTACCCCTCGCATTAGCCTCATCACTCAAGGAATCCGGGAACAAGTTCTCAGTGCGCAAAAAATACGGGATGAAATCGCTCAGTTGGGTAGCTCTAGTGAGGAAACCTCAGACTATCTACGTCATACCCTCCAGCAAACTAATGATACCCTGGCCCAACTACAAATGTCGGTAGAAAACTTACAACAGGAACTGAATCGTTTTTCCCGAGATCCCAGTTCTCTCCTCTAG
- a CDS encoding sulfatase — protein sequence MSMITRRRLMNGLMTATAVGVGGKLLSSCDRLNIPETSPQIGRHNYPNILVLLIDDLRPQLNCYGRSEMISPNIDRLAAEGTLFERAYCQVPICGASRASTLSGARATPTRFGSDYQARKDEDMPNEPSLPRWFKDKGYRTISYGKIYHVIQDDEDSWLEEPWRPRGMWGLESYITPENRAIVEAHGGTYGPPFEMANVVDNIYTDGQIADRTVRTFERLQDGHAPFFIATGLFRPHLPFNSPTAYWNLYQRENLSLVDNPFRPAGAPDAALHNWGELRNYYGIPAEGPLSDEMALNLIHGYYAATSYADALVGQILDALDRLDLADNTIVILWGDHGWQLGEHGLWCKHANFETSLHAPMIIRGPGIPAGQRTDALVEFVDIYPSLCDLCGLEKPEHLEGSSFVSLLENPNLPWKEAAFSYYAGGHSVKSDRYRYTEWKNDDGYVWARMLYDHVEDPGETVNIAEQPEAQEIVAQHQQMLEQGWPAYQIL from the coding sequence ATGTCCATGATCACCCGTCGTCGTCTCATGAATGGACTCATGACAGCAACCGCTGTCGGAGTTGGGGGAAAACTTCTGTCTAGTTGCGATCGCCTGAATATCCCGGAGACCTCACCTCAAATTGGCCGCCATAACTACCCCAATATCCTTGTCTTACTCATCGATGATCTACGTCCCCAACTGAACTGCTATGGACGTAGCGAGATGATCTCCCCGAACATCGATCGCCTGGCCGCCGAAGGCACTCTCTTTGAACGAGCCTATTGCCAGGTTCCCATCTGCGGGGCATCTCGGGCCAGTACACTTTCCGGAGCCCGGGCCACCCCAACCCGCTTTGGCAGTGACTATCAAGCGCGTAAAGACGAGGATATGCCTAACGAACCTAGTTTGCCCCGCTGGTTCAAAGACAAAGGCTATCGAACAATCTCCTACGGCAAAATCTATCATGTCATTCAAGATGATGAAGATAGTTGGCTCGAAGAACCTTGGCGGCCTCGGGGAATGTGGGGACTAGAATCCTATATCACGCCAGAAAACCGCGCTATTGTTGAGGCCCATGGAGGAACCTATGGCCCTCCTTTTGAAATGGCGAATGTCGTAGATAATATCTACACCGATGGGCAAATCGCTGATCGCACTGTTCGCACCTTTGAACGTCTCCAAGACGGTCACGCACCCTTCTTTATTGCCACTGGACTCTTTCGCCCTCATCTGCCATTTAACTCCCCAACTGCCTATTGGAATCTCTATCAACGGGAAAATCTTAGCCTTGTCGATAACCCCTTTCGTCCTGCTGGTGCGCCAGATGCGGCGTTGCATAATTGGGGAGAACTTCGCAATTACTATGGGATTCCAGCCGAGGGTCCCCTATCGGATGAGATGGCCCTGAATTTGATTCATGGCTATTACGCCGCCACCAGTTATGCTGATGCGCTCGTGGGGCAGATTCTCGATGCCCTCGATCGCCTGGACTTAGCCGACAATACAATTGTGATTCTTTGGGGGGATCATGGTTGGCAACTCGGGGAACATGGCTTGTGGTGTAAACATGCTAACTTTGAAACCTCATTACACGCTCCCATGATTATTCGAGGGCCGGGGATTCCTGCGGGACAGCGCACAGATGCATTGGTGGAGTTTGTAGATATTTATCCCTCCCTCTGTGATTTATGCGGGTTAGAGAAACCGGAGCATTTAGAGGGCAGTAGTTTTGTCTCTTTGTTAGAGAATCCTAACTTACCCTGGAAAGAGGCAGCCTTTAGCTATTACGCTGGAGGGCATTCGGTCAAGAGCGATCGCTATCGATATACCGAGTGGAAAAATGATGATGGGTATGTTTGGGCCCGTATGTTATATGACCATGTTGAAGATCCAGGTGAGACGGTCAATATTGCCGAACAGCCCGAGGCTCAAGAGATCGTCGCTCAACATCAACAGATGCTAGAACAGGGTTGGCCAGCTTATCAAATTTTGTGA